Proteins encoded by one window of Modestobacter marinus:
- a CDS encoding EAL domain-containing protein, with protein sequence MNGPPPSPAPPSVALSPAWLHRVLDAARTRLGMDVAWMSTFTESTQHIRAATGALDAMHVREGMQPSLEGSFCVRVLSGQLPPVVTGARRNPDTRELAVTADLGIGSYVGAPVRAPDGRPVGMLCCVSRDDGAHLDGAAARTLELLADLIADRLAEPLPAPPADPAGRVRDVLSEGAVVTHVQPIVDLATEEVVAYEALARFPGVADGPERLFSAAAAAGLGVQLEELAARAALAVAPRLPAGRPLGINLSPAALLSRTVTDLLLDHRHLDVAVEVTEHSPVDDYDALEAALTSLREAGIGLTVDDAGAGYASFRHVLRLRPDVIKLDLALVAGVHTDPAKQAMVTAMVSFAGATGARLVAEGIEDPAEVRTLRALGVARGQGYLFGHPAPLL encoded by the coding sequence GTGAACGGGCCCCCGCCGTCGCCGGCCCCGCCGTCCGTCGCGCTGTCCCCCGCCTGGCTGCACCGGGTGCTCGACGCGGCCCGCACCCGGCTGGGCATGGACGTCGCCTGGATGTCGACGTTCACCGAGAGCACCCAGCACATCCGCGCCGCCACCGGCGCGCTGGACGCCATGCACGTCCGGGAGGGGATGCAGCCGTCCCTGGAGGGCTCGTTCTGCGTCCGGGTGCTCAGCGGGCAGCTCCCCCCGGTGGTCACCGGCGCCCGCCGGAACCCGGACACCCGCGAGCTGGCGGTCACCGCCGACCTGGGCATCGGGTCCTACGTCGGCGCCCCGGTCCGGGCACCGGACGGCCGCCCGGTCGGGATGCTGTGCTGCGTGAGCCGGGACGACGGCGCGCACCTGGACGGCGCGGCCGCCCGCACCCTGGAGCTGCTGGCCGACCTCATCGCCGACCGGCTGGCCGAGCCGCTGCCCGCACCGCCGGCCGACCCCGCCGGCCGGGTGCGCGACGTGCTCAGCGAGGGGGCGGTCGTCACCCACGTCCAGCCGATCGTCGACCTGGCCACCGAGGAGGTCGTGGCCTACGAGGCGCTCGCCCGGTTCCCCGGCGTCGCCGACGGACCGGAACGGCTCTTCAGCGCCGCCGCGGCCGCGGGGCTGGGGGTGCAGCTGGAGGAGCTGGCCGCGCGGGCCGCCCTGGCGGTGGCCCCCCGGCTCCCCGCGGGGCGCCCACTGGGGATCAACCTCTCCCCGGCGGCACTGCTGTCGCGGACGGTCACCGACCTGCTGCTGGACCACCGGCACCTGGACGTCGCGGTCGAGGTCACCGAGCACAGCCCGGTGGACGACTACGACGCCCTGGAAGCCGCCCTGACCTCCCTCCGCGAGGCCGGCATCGGGCTGACCGTCGACGACGCCGGTGCCGGGTACGCCAGCTTCCGGCACGTGCTGCGGCTGCGCCCGGACGTGATCAAGCTGGACCTCGCGCTCGTCGCCGGCGTCCACACCGACCCGGCCAAGCAGGCGATGGTCACCGCGATGGTCAGCTTCGCCGGGGCGACGGGTGCCCGGCTGGTGGCCGAGGGGATCGAGGACCCCGCCGAGGTCCGGACGCTGCGGGCGCTGGGCGTGGCCCGGGGACAGGGGTACCTGTTCGGCCACCCGGCTCCCCTGCTCTGA
- a CDS encoding YqjF family protein — protein MSAAESISPTSPRPVRRTVFTQGWRDVTFLHWAVDPALVAPLLPAGTRPDELDGVTHVGLIPFRMRRIGLLGAPGLPWLGSFAETNVRLYSVDDQGRRGVVFRSLEADRLLPVLAARWVARLPYLWSRMSTTRDGDRITYRAARRWPGPRGAGGTVAVRVGDRLADPGPLPRFLTSRWGLHQETRGRLAYWPNEHPEWPLHTAELLHLEDDLVAAAGLPTVGGAPDSVLFSPGVDVRFGPRVP, from the coding sequence GTGAGCGCCGCCGAGAGCATCAGCCCCACGTCACCCCGGCCGGTGCGCCGCACGGTCTTCACCCAGGGCTGGCGCGACGTCACCTTCCTGCACTGGGCCGTCGACCCGGCCCTGGTGGCCCCGCTGCTGCCGGCCGGCACCCGGCCCGACGAGCTGGACGGCGTGACGCACGTCGGCCTCATCCCCTTCCGGATGCGCCGGATCGGCCTGCTCGGGGCGCCGGGGCTGCCCTGGCTCGGCTCCTTCGCCGAGACGAACGTGCGGCTGTACTCGGTCGACGACCAGGGACGGCGGGGCGTGGTCTTCCGGTCGCTGGAGGCCGACCGGCTGCTGCCGGTGCTGGCCGCCCGCTGGGTCGCCCGGCTGCCCTACCTGTGGTCCCGGATGAGCACCACCCGCGACGGCGACCGGATCACCTACCGGGCGGCCCGCCGCTGGCCCGGCCCCCGGGGCGCCGGCGGCACCGTCGCCGTCCGGGTGGGTGACCGGCTGGCCGACCCCGGGCCGCTGCCCCGGTTCCTCACCAGCCGCTGGGGGCTGCACCAGGAGACCCGGGGCCGGCTGGCCTACTGGCCGAACGAGCACCCGGAGTGGCCGCTGCACACCGCGGAGCTGCTCCACCTCGAGGACGACCTGGTCGCGGCGGCCGGTCTGCCCACGGTGGGCGGGGCCCCGGACAGCGTGCTCTTCTCCCCCGGCGTCGACGTCCGGTTCGGGCCCCGGGTGCCCTGA
- a CDS encoding DedA family protein → MTDAVLGWVQELMASPWVYLVLFSLAALDGFLPVVPGESVVITAGVFAATGQPDLAGVVAVAALGAFAGDHASYLIGQRAGPRLHAGARPGSRRRAALDRAGRLLAARGGVLLVTARYVPGLRTAVTLTAGAVGWPLRRFTPFAALAALTWAGWSAGVGYVGGLAFERDPLRGLLLGLGLALALAALGEGLRSLLGRRRTPGDAVAERARAEVGAG, encoded by the coding sequence GTGACCGACGCCGTCCTCGGGTGGGTCCAGGAGCTGATGGCCTCGCCGTGGGTGTACCTGGTGCTGTTCTCGCTGGCCGCCCTCGACGGCTTCCTGCCCGTCGTGCCCGGCGAGAGCGTGGTGATCACCGCCGGGGTCTTCGCCGCCACCGGGCAGCCGGACCTGGCGGGGGTGGTCGCGGTGGCCGCACTGGGCGCCTTCGCCGGCGACCACGCCTCCTACCTGATCGGGCAGCGGGCCGGCCCCCGGCTGCACGCCGGGGCGCGGCCGGGCAGCCGGCGCCGGGCGGCGCTGGACCGGGCGGGCCGGCTGCTGGCCGCACGCGGCGGCGTCCTGCTGGTCACCGCCCGGTACGTGCCGGGGCTGCGGACGGCGGTCACGCTGACCGCCGGGGCCGTGGGCTGGCCGCTGCGCCGGTTCACCCCGTTCGCCGCGCTGGCCGCCCTCACCTGGGCCGGCTGGTCGGCCGGCGTCGGGTACGTGGGCGGGCTGGCCTTCGAGCGGGACCCGCTCCGTGGCCTGCTGCTGGGCCTCGGCCTGGCCCTGGCACTCGCCGCGCTCGGCGAGGGCCTGCGGTCCCTGCTGGGACGGCGCCGGACCCCCGGCGACGCGGTGGCCGAGCGCGCTCGGGCCGAGGTGGGGGCAGGCTGA
- a CDS encoding dicarboxylate/amino acid:cation symporter, producing the protein MLARLRRVPFAVQVLLGLVIGIALGLVARAMGPVPGSFVDGVLVPGTDANWLTSTLTTIGNTFVGLLRAIVVPLIVTAIIVSIANLKQVSNAARLAGQTLLWFAITSLIAVSIGIGLGLLTRPGDRSSVDAGLATYEGGSGSWWDFLTGLVPANFLGLEGGADGVSFNILQLIVVSVAIGIAALKVGAAADPFLSVTRSVLAIVQKVLWWVILLAPIGTVGLIGKAVASYGWGSLGSLGVFVGAVYAGLAIVLLVVYPVLLKLHGLSPLRFYAGAWPAIQLAFVSRSSIGTLPVTQRVTEADLGVPRSYASFAVPLGATTKMDGCAAIYPALAAIFVAGFFDVDLSITDYLLIALVSVVGSAATAGVTGAVVMLTLTLSTLGLPLAGVGLLLAVDPILDMGRTATNVTGQALVPTIVAKREGLLDLDRFNSTRTADPLAPVEQRDGVDADLRSPQQV; encoded by the coding sequence GTGCTCGCACGTCTCCGCCGCGTCCCGTTCGCGGTCCAGGTCCTGCTCGGCCTGGTCATCGGCATCGCCCTCGGCCTGGTCGCCCGCGCGATGGGCCCGGTCCCCGGCTCCTTCGTCGACGGCGTCCTGGTGCCCGGCACCGACGCCAACTGGCTGACCAGCACCCTCACCACCATCGGCAACACCTTCGTCGGACTGCTCCGGGCGATCGTCGTCCCGCTGATCGTCACCGCGATCATCGTCAGCATCGCCAACCTCAAGCAGGTCTCCAACGCCGCGCGGCTGGCCGGCCAGACCCTGCTGTGGTTCGCCATCACCTCGCTGATCGCGGTCTCGATCGGCATCGGCCTGGGGCTGCTGACCCGGCCTGGTGACCGCAGCTCCGTCGACGCGGGCCTGGCCACCTACGAGGGGGGCTCGGGGTCGTGGTGGGACTTCCTCACCGGCCTCGTCCCGGCCAACTTCCTCGGCCTGGAGGGCGGCGCGGACGGCGTCAGCTTCAACATCCTGCAGCTGATCGTCGTCTCGGTGGCCATCGGCATCGCCGCGCTCAAGGTCGGCGCGGCCGCCGACCCGTTCCTGTCGGTCACCCGCTCGGTGCTGGCGATCGTGCAGAAGGTGCTCTGGTGGGTCATCCTGCTCGCCCCGATCGGCACCGTCGGCCTGATCGGCAAGGCCGTGGCCAGCTACGGCTGGGGGTCCCTGGGCTCGCTGGGCGTCTTCGTCGGCGCTGTCTACGCGGGCCTGGCGATCGTGCTGCTGGTCGTCTACCCGGTGCTGCTCAAGCTGCACGGCCTCTCGCCGCTGCGCTTCTACGCCGGTGCGTGGCCGGCCATCCAGCTCGCGTTCGTCTCCCGCAGCTCCATCGGCACGCTGCCGGTGACCCAGCGGGTGACCGAGGCCGACCTCGGCGTCCCGCGCAGCTACGCCTCGTTCGCCGTCCCGCTCGGCGCCACGACGAAGATGGACGGCTGCGCGGCGATCTACCCGGCGCTGGCCGCGATCTTCGTGGCCGGGTTCTTCGACGTCGACCTCTCGATCACCGACTACCTGCTGATCGCCCTGGTGTCGGTGGTGGGCTCGGCGGCGACCGCGGGGGTGACCGGCGCGGTGGTGATGCTGACCCTCACGCTGTCCACGCTGGGGCTGCCGCTGGCCGGCGTCGGCCTGCTGCTGGCGGTCGACCCGATCCTGGACATGGGTCGCACCGCCACCAACGTCACCGGCCAGGCACTGGTGCCCACGATCGTCGCCAAGCGCGAGGGGCTGCTGGACCTCGACCGGTTCAACTCCACCCGCACCGCCGACCCGCTCGCCCCCGTCGAGCAGCGCGACGGGGTGGACGCAGACCTGCGCTCGCCGCAGCAGGTGTGA
- the nucS gene encoding endonuclease NucS — MRLVIARCSVDYIGRLTAHLPPATRLLLVKADGSVSIHADDRAYKPLNWMSPPCALKDELVDGAGTWTVTNKAGEQLVITIESVEHDSRHDLGVDPGLQKDGVEADLQRLLALHVETFGAGWSLVRREYPTAIGPVDLLCRDAGGATVAVEIKRRGEIDGVEQLTRYLELLNRDPRLAPVKGVFAAQEIKPQARVLAADRGIDCLTVDYAVLKGTDDPSQRLF, encoded by the coding sequence GTGCGCCTGGTCATTGCCCGCTGCTCCGTGGACTACATCGGGCGGCTCACCGCCCATCTCCCGCCCGCCACCCGGCTGCTGCTGGTCAAGGCCGACGGCTCGGTGTCCATCCACGCCGACGACCGGGCCTACAAGCCGCTGAACTGGATGAGCCCGCCGTGCGCGCTCAAGGACGAGCTCGTCGACGGCGCCGGTACCTGGACGGTCACCAACAAGGCCGGCGAGCAGCTGGTCATCACGATCGAGTCGGTCGAGCACGACTCCCGGCACGACCTCGGGGTCGACCCCGGCCTGCAGAAGGACGGCGTGGAGGCCGACCTGCAGCGCCTGCTCGCGCTGCACGTGGAGACCTTCGGCGCCGGTTGGTCGCTGGTGCGCCGCGAGTACCCGACCGCGATCGGCCCGGTCGACCTGCTCTGCCGGGACGCCGGCGGCGCGACGGTGGCCGTCGAGATCAAGCGCCGCGGCGAGATCGACGGGGTCGAGCAGCTGACCCGCTACCTGGAGCTGCTCAACCGCGACCCGCGGCTGGCGCCGGTCAAGGGCGTCTTCGCCGCCCAGGAGATCAAGCCGCAGGCCCGGGTGCTGGCCGCCGACCGCGGCATCGACTGCCTCACCGTCGACTACGCCGTCCTCAAGGGCACCGACGACCCCTCCCAGCGCCTGTTCTAG
- a CDS encoding 3-hydroxyacyl-CoA dehydrogenase family protein, translating to MARELTEVGVVGLGTMGAGIAEVLARAGLSVTAVEVTDEALARGRAHVEQSTGKAVARGKLEAGDRDAILSRIRFTTAMEDLAVAELVVEAIPERMELKAQLFSKLDAICPPDTILATNTSSLSVTELSVTTGRPGKVIGMHFFNPAPVMKLVEIVRTVVTEPSVVEDVEALAARLGKIDVTIGDKAGFIANALLFGYLNHAVSMFENRYASREDIDAAMRLGCGLPMGPLALMDLIGIDTAYEILVTMYQQSRNRLHAPAPIIKQMMTAGLLGRKSGRGFYTYAGRDSAEVVPDAATPATGGAAEGARPVRSVGVVGSGTMAVGIVEVVAKAGYDVTFVARTVDKVEAVQHALTRSLDKQVARGRLEEAERDAALARVTGSARLDDLADADLVIEAVVEHLGVKQALFAALGDIAKAGAVLATTTSSLPVIECAKASERPGDVVGLHFFNPAPVMKLVEVVSTIATEPDVAATAHALCAQLGKHAVSCTDRAGFVVNALLFPYLNDAVKMLEAHYATADDIDAAMKVGCGYPMGPFELLDVVGLDVALAIERELYTEFREPGFAPAPLLEHLVTAGYLGRKAGRGFRDHANR from the coding sequence GTGGCCAGAGAACTGACCGAGGTCGGCGTGGTGGGGCTGGGCACGATGGGCGCCGGCATCGCCGAGGTGCTCGCCCGGGCCGGGCTGTCGGTGACGGCGGTCGAGGTGACCGACGAGGCGCTGGCGCGGGGACGGGCGCACGTCGAGCAGTCGACCGGCAAGGCCGTCGCCCGCGGGAAGCTCGAGGCCGGTGACCGCGACGCCATCCTGTCCCGGATCCGGTTCACCACCGCGATGGAGGACCTCGCCGTCGCCGAGCTGGTCGTGGAGGCCATCCCCGAGCGGATGGAGCTCAAGGCCCAGCTGTTCTCGAAGCTGGACGCGATCTGCCCGCCGGACACCATCCTGGCGACCAACACCTCCAGCCTGTCGGTCACCGAGCTGTCGGTCACCACCGGCCGCCCCGGCAAGGTGATCGGGATGCACTTCTTCAACCCGGCGCCGGTGATGAAGCTGGTCGAGATCGTGCGCACCGTGGTCACCGAGCCCTCGGTCGTCGAGGACGTCGAGGCGCTGGCCGCGCGGCTGGGCAAGATCGACGTGACCATCGGCGACAAGGCGGGGTTCATCGCCAACGCGCTGCTGTTCGGCTACCTCAACCACGCCGTCTCGATGTTCGAGAACCGCTACGCCAGCCGCGAGGACATCGACGCCGCGATGCGGCTGGGCTGCGGCCTGCCGATGGGCCCGCTGGCGCTGATGGACCTCATCGGGATCGACACCGCCTACGAGATCCTCGTGACGATGTACCAGCAGTCGCGCAACCGGCTGCACGCCCCCGCGCCGATCATCAAGCAGATGATGACCGCCGGGCTGCTGGGCCGGAAGAGCGGCCGCGGCTTCTACACCTACGCCGGCCGCGACTCCGCCGAGGTCGTCCCGGACGCCGCGACGCCGGCCACCGGCGGCGCCGCCGAGGGGGCGCGCCCGGTCCGCAGCGTGGGCGTCGTGGGCTCCGGGACCATGGCCGTCGGGATCGTCGAGGTGGTCGCCAAGGCCGGCTACGACGTCACCTTCGTCGCCCGCACCGTGGACAAGGTCGAGGCCGTGCAGCACGCGCTGACCCGGTCGCTGGACAAGCAGGTCGCCCGCGGCCGGCTGGAGGAGGCCGAGCGGGACGCCGCGCTCGCCCGGGTCACCGGCTCGGCCCGGCTCGACGACCTCGCCGACGCCGACCTGGTCATCGAGGCCGTGGTCGAGCACCTGGGCGTCAAGCAGGCCCTGTTCGCCGCGCTCGGGGACATCGCCAAGGCCGGCGCGGTGCTCGCCACCACCACCTCCAGCCTGCCGGTCATCGAGTGCGCGAAGGCCAGCGAGCGCCCCGGCGACGTCGTCGGCCTGCACTTCTTCAACCCCGCGCCGGTGATGAAGCTGGTCGAGGTGGTCTCGACGATCGCCACCGAACCCGACGTCGCCGCCACCGCGCACGCGCTCTGCGCGCAGCTGGGCAAGCACGCGGTGTCCTGCACCGACCGCGCCGGGTTCGTCGTCAACGCGCTGCTGTTCCCCTACCTCAACGACGCGGTCAAGATGCTGGAGGCGCACTACGCCACCGCCGACGACATCGACGCCGCGATGAAGGTCGGCTGCGGCTACCCGATGGGCCCCTTCGAGCTGCTGGACGTCGTCGGCCTGGACGTCGCCCTGGCGATCGAGCGGGAGCTGTACACGGAGTTCCGCGAGCCCGGGTTCGCCCCCGCGCCGCTGCTCGAGCACCTGGTCACCGCCGGTTACCTGGGCCGCAAGGCCGGCCGCGGCTTCCGCGACCACGCGAACCGCTGA
- a CDS encoding class F sortase: MTTPTSRSGRRTRPGSAVLRAALLVVAVVAGGAALVDQPSDAARAPAVASPPAPVALGATAESPGSAGSVAAAGRTVAAPAGLRIAAIGVDTDLVPIGVDDAGALLPPADVAQAGWFAAGPVPGEVGPAVLTGHVDDHTGPGVFSRLAELTAGDEVVVTGSDGRPVTFTVTRVAAHPKDDFPTEEVYGPTTGAELRLVTCGGDFDRSRRSYTDNVVVLATAT, encoded by the coding sequence ATGACTACACCGACGAGCCGGTCCGGCCGGCGCACCCGGCCCGGGTCGGCGGTGCTGCGGGCAGCACTGCTGGTGGTGGCCGTCGTCGCCGGCGGCGCGGCCCTCGTGGACCAGCCGTCCGACGCCGCGCGCGCCCCCGCGGTCGCCTCACCGCCCGCACCGGTGGCCCTCGGCGCCACAGCGGAGTCCCCTGGGTCAGCGGGGTCCGTGGCGGCGGCGGGCCGCACGGTCGCGGCCCCGGCCGGGCTGCGCATCGCCGCGATCGGCGTGGACACCGACCTCGTCCCGATCGGGGTCGACGACGCCGGCGCCCTGCTGCCCCCGGCGGACGTCGCCCAGGCCGGCTGGTTCGCCGCCGGACCGGTGCCCGGCGAGGTGGGCCCGGCGGTGCTCACCGGGCACGTCGACGACCACACCGGCCCGGGGGTGTTCTCCCGGCTGGCGGAGCTGACCGCGGGAGACGAGGTGGTCGTCACCGGCAGCGACGGCCGGCCGGTGACGTTCACGGTGACCCGGGTGGCCGCCCACCCCAAGGACGACTTCCCCACCGAGGAGGTCTACGGCCCGACGACCGGGGCCGAGCTCCGGCTGGTCACCTGCGGCGGCGACTTCGACCGCTCGCGCCGCAGCTACACCGACAACGTCGTCGTCCTAGCGACCGCCACCTGA
- a CDS encoding DUF4397 domain-containing protein has protein sequence MSRLSRSALLAVLSAGLCALGLPLAAGAAAAPAADSGLVRTAHLSPDTPSVDVTVDPVSEPDAEVVLPAVGYGEVSPYQRVPAGRYTVSARAAGADPGSPPVLSTTLTVAPGSATTVAGVGLFADLGLAVLTDDLTSPPTGSARVRVLDAAATGSPLDVALGGGTVLATDLAFPGSTDPVDVPAGAGTLTVTGDDGAPAELPVDLAAGSVQTVLVLDREGGGLSVTTVLDAAGPGVVPVGGVEAGGGGTATDDGLPVGRTALAVLSLTALLLAAGQYRVREIRTGRR, from the coding sequence GTGTCCCGGCTGTCCCGGAGCGCGCTGCTCGCCGTGCTCAGCGCCGGCCTGTGCGCGCTCGGCCTGCCCCTCGCCGCGGGGGCGGCCGCCGCACCGGCGGCGGACAGCGGCCTGGTGAGGACGGCGCACCTCTCCCCGGACACCCCCTCGGTCGACGTCACCGTCGACCCGGTGTCCGAGCCGGACGCGGAGGTCGTGCTGCCCGCGGTCGGCTACGGCGAGGTCTCCCCGTACCAGCGCGTGCCGGCGGGCAGGTACACGGTGAGCGCCCGCGCGGCCGGGGCGGACCCGGGCAGTCCTCCGGTGCTGTCCACCACGCTCACCGTGGCCCCCGGGAGCGCGACCACGGTGGCCGGCGTCGGGCTCTTCGCCGACCTGGGCCTCGCCGTCCTGACCGACGACCTCACGTCGCCGCCGACCGGGTCCGCCCGCGTCCGGGTGCTGGACGCCGCCGCGACCGGCTCCCCGCTGGACGTCGCGCTCGGCGGGGGCACCGTGCTCGCCACCGACCTGGCCTTCCCCGGCTCGACCGACCCCGTCGACGTGCCCGCGGGCGCCGGCACGCTCACCGTGACCGGTGACGACGGCGCCCCCGCCGAGCTGCCCGTCGACCTCGCCGCCGGGTCCGTCCAGACCGTGCTCGTCCTGGACCGCGAGGGGGGTGGGCTCAGCGTGACGACCGTGCTGGACGCCGCCGGCCCCGGCGTCGTGCCGGTCGGTGGCGTGGAGGCCGGCGGCGGTGGCACCGCGACGGACGACGGGCTGCCGGTCGGCCGCACCGCGCTCGCCGTCCTCTCGCTCACCGCCCTGCTGCTGGCCGCCGGCCAGTACCGCGTCCGTGAGATCCGGACCGGCCGGCGATGA